In Candidatus Zixiibacteriota bacterium, one DNA window encodes the following:
- the feoB gene encoding ferrous iron transport protein B has protein sequence MRTVSKEFIVALVGNPNSGKTTLFNNLTGANQHVGNYPGVTVEKKEGGLRVGESRIKLVDLPGTYSLSAHSVEEIITRNFIIQERPDVVVDVVDASNIERNLYLTTQLLELDIPLIIALNMADMAVSRGVTIDHDSLSQLLGVPVVPTVGTKRQGMDSLLESIIETAENGNRLRPAHVRFGREFEAELADLTELIERDSIATDGYKPRWIAIKLLENDAEVAKIISRHGHLKGLVEAVRQSGDRIEALFGEPASTVISDKRYGFISGACSEATKLTSAYRHDISDTIDHLLIHPIFGLPIFAVLMWLMFQLTFTLGEAPAGWIETGVAAISTVLTNLLPEGLLRSLLVDGVVAGVGGVIIFLPNIMFLFLAIAILEDTGYMARAAFVMDRIMHKIGLHGKSFIPMLIGFGCSVPAYMGSRILEDRADRLVTMHVTTFMSCGARLPVYILVCGAFWPSNAGTVVFSIYALGVIVAVTMVKVLRATRFKGMSAPFIMELPPYRVPTLRSLVIHMWERSWMYVRKAGTIILGFSIIMWFLMTFPEKTTYDRDFSTLINEAVAAEKGGRITAEQRDDMVVQYENARAAENMEYSAAGRIGKAVEPVLRPLGFDWRLGVAIIAGFAAKEVVVSTMGNIYGVGDVSEESPSLRHLLSADPAYSKLIAYAFLVFVLLYMPCVAAMAVFLRETRSWKELSFQMSYTLLLAWGMAFAVYQGGRLLGLG, from the coding sequence TTGAGGACCGTTAGCAAGGAATTCATCGTTGCCCTGGTTGGGAATCCCAATTCCGGGAAGACCACGCTCTTCAACAATCTCACCGGCGCAAATCAGCACGTCGGGAATTATCCGGGAGTAACTGTCGAGAAGAAAGAAGGGGGGCTCCGAGTTGGTGAATCTCGGATCAAGCTAGTCGACCTCCCAGGCACATATTCCCTGTCAGCTCATTCTGTAGAAGAGATTATCACACGCAATTTTATCATTCAGGAAAGGCCTGATGTTGTGGTCGATGTAGTCGATGCCTCAAACATTGAACGGAATCTCTATCTGACCACGCAACTTCTCGAGCTCGACATTCCACTGATTATCGCTCTCAACATGGCTGATATGGCCGTAAGTCGTGGTGTGACGATTGACCATGATTCTCTCTCACAGCTCCTCGGTGTGCCTGTCGTCCCGACCGTTGGCACCAAGAGGCAGGGCATGGACAGTCTTCTCGAATCAATCATTGAGACAGCTGAAAATGGCAATAGACTTAGGCCTGCCCATGTGAGATTCGGCAGAGAGTTTGAGGCCGAGCTCGCAGACCTGACGGAGCTGATCGAGAGGGATTCGATCGCTACGGACGGCTACAAGCCTCGATGGATTGCGATCAAGCTACTCGAAAACGATGCCGAAGTGGCGAAGATCATCAGTCGTCATGGGCACTTGAAAGGTCTGGTCGAGGCGGTACGACAGAGCGGCGATAGGATTGAAGCTCTTTTCGGTGAGCCGGCATCGACCGTGATATCCGACAAGCGATATGGATTCATCAGTGGTGCCTGCAGCGAGGCTACCAAGCTGACGAGCGCTTACCGTCATGACATCTCAGACACTATCGACCATTTACTTATACACCCGATCTTCGGCCTTCCAATATTCGCCGTGCTCATGTGGCTTATGTTTCAACTTACATTTACTCTTGGCGAAGCGCCTGCTGGATGGATTGAGACGGGCGTTGCAGCAATCTCTACAGTGCTCACCAATCTTCTTCCGGAGGGACTGCTGCGTTCGCTTCTCGTCGACGGTGTGGTGGCCGGTGTAGGCGGTGTGATAATCTTCCTGCCAAACATCATGTTTCTTTTTCTTGCGATTGCAATTCTCGAAGACACCGGATATATGGCGAGGGCTGCATTCGTAATGGATCGAATCATGCACAAAATTGGATTGCATGGCAAGTCGTTCATTCCGATGCTAATTGGATTCGGTTGCTCTGTTCCTGCGTATATGGGTAGCAGGATTCTCGAAGACCGCGCCGACCGTCTTGTCACTATGCACGTGACAACATTCATGAGCTGTGGTGCGAGGCTTCCAGTCTACATACTCGTCTGTGGTGCCTTCTGGCCCTCGAATGCCGGTACTGTCGTGTTCTCGATTTACGCTCTCGGGGTCATCGTCGCTGTCACAATGGTCAAGGTGCTGCGCGCAACTCGATTCAAAGGAATGTCCGCGCCATTCATAATGGAGCTCCCTCCGTATCGTGTGCCGACGCTCAGAAGTCTGGTGATCCACATGTGGGAGCGCTCATGGATGTACGTTCGCAAGGCGGGGACTATTATTCTCGGCTTTTCGATCATAATGTGGTTTCTGATGACTTTTCCGGAGAAGACGACATATGATCGTGATTTTAGCACTCTAATCAACGAGGCTGTCGCAGCAGAGAAGGGCGGGCGGATCACGGCTGAACAGCGCGATGACATGGTAGTACAGTACGAGAATGCAAGGGCAGCTGAGAACATGGAGTACAGCGCTGCCGGACGTATTGGAAAGGCTGTCGAACCGGTTCTGAGGCCACTTGGTTTTGACTGGCGACTAGGAGTTGCTATCATCGCGGGATTCGCCGCAAAGGAAGTCGTGGTGTCCACTATGGGAAATATCTATGGCGTCGGCGATGTCAGCGAGGAATCTCCATCTCTGCGTCATCTGCTGTCGGCGGATCCGGCGTATTCGAAACTCATAGCGTATGCGTTTCTTGTCTTCGTTCTGTTGTATATGCCCTGTGTGGCTGCGATGGCGGTCTTCCTGCGCGAGACCCGATCCTGGAAAGAACTTAGTTTTCAGATGTCCTACACTCTCCTCCTTGCGTGGGGAATGGCGTTTGCGGTTTATCAGGGCGGACGGTTGCTGGGGCTTGGGTGA
- a CDS encoding FeoA domain-containing protein codes for MTLSNTRVGKRYALVGMDGGQALRERICSMGLNSGCTFKIIANSGHGPIGLEVRQTRLGIGRGMADKIRVEEVEDR; via the coding sequence ATGACTCTCAGCAATACGAGGGTTGGCAAGAGATATGCGCTTGTGGGCATGGATGGTGGTCAGGCGCTCAGAGAGAGAATTTGCTCGATGGGACTCAATTCGGGTTGTACGTTCAAGATTATCGCTAATTCGGGGCATGGTCCGATAGGTCTTGAGGTGAGGCAGACCAGGCTGGGGATTGGTCGGGGAATGGCCGACAAGATCAGGGTCGAGGAAGTTGAGGACCGTTAG
- a CDS encoding transcriptional repressor, whose translation MPTAEREIFNKFIRSEGLRETSQRTEILNTFLNTEDHVSVDDLYSALKRRKRRIGYATVYRTMKLIAECGLARVVIFDDGVARFENRYNREHHHHLVCTRCKKIIEFSSRRMEEGESSVLKRHDFTMESHRYEIFGICGDCRKQSDDKQHQRGVPR comes from the coding sequence GTGCCGACTGCTGAAAGAGAGATATTCAACAAGTTCATTCGGTCGGAAGGTCTCAGAGAGACTTCACAGAGAACGGAGATTCTGAATACTTTTCTGAACACAGAGGACCATGTTTCTGTTGATGATCTCTACAGCGCTCTCAAGAGGCGTAAACGGAGAATCGGTTATGCTACAGTCTACCGGACGATGAAGCTGATTGCCGAGTGCGGGCTGGCAAGAGTAGTGATATTTGACGATGGGGTAGCGCGTTTTGAGAATCGATACAATCGCGAGCATCATCACCATCTTGTATGCACTCGCTGCAAGAAGATCATTGAATTTTCGAGCAGAAGGATGGAAGAGGGCGAGAGCAGTGTATTGAAGAGGCATGACTTTACAATGGAATCACATCGCTATGAGATATTCGGAATATGCGGCGATTGCCGCAAGCAGTCGGATGACAAACAGCATCAAAGAGGAGTTCCGAGATGA
- a CDS encoding tetratricopeptide repeat protein produces MISNRDILKIAALCIVAAALASVGCSSGGGTEPPPPYDVDGNLASAWTKFTAKDYAGAETVFTDVINHAGDNAQAYMGRGWCRALETEFATAVTDFNDAIDKGLTTADAYMGLAAIYRDYPAGNPDYTAAIDYASEVLDIDTNYVFSRNVRFNYKDARLIKAQCYFRLGPDYFLLAHIEVNHLCDYYSHETDPLPSPDTFAPGDYEVALGEKIERLSDLIGR; encoded by the coding sequence ATGATATCGAATCGGGACATATTGAAAATCGCAGCACTCTGCATTGTAGCGGCCGCATTAGCTTCTGTCGGATGTTCGTCCGGTGGCGGCACCGAGCCACCGCCGCCGTATGATGTTGACGGGAATCTCGCGAGCGCATGGACCAAGTTTACTGCAAAAGACTACGCGGGAGCCGAGACCGTATTTACCGATGTGATCAACCACGCCGGTGACAACGCGCAGGCCTACATGGGCAGGGGGTGGTGCCGCGCGCTCGAAACCGAGTTTGCGACGGCTGTCACTGACTTCAACGATGCGATTGATAAGGGTCTCACTACTGCAGATGCATATATGGGGCTTGCAGCGATATACAGGGATTATCCTGCCGGCAACCCAGACTATACGGCGGCGATTGACTACGCTTCGGAAGTGCTCGATATCGATACGAATTATGTGTTCAGCAGGAATGTTCGCTTCAATTACAAAGATGCACGTCTGATTAAGGCTCAGTGCTATTTTCGTCTGGGACCGGACTATTTCCTGCTTGCGCACATAGAGGTAAACCACCTTTGTGATTACTACAGCCATGAGACAGATCCGCTGCCGAGTCCAGACACATTTGCGCCCGGTGATTATGAAGTAGCGCTGGGCGAGAAGATTGAGAGACTGTCGGATTTAATCGGTAGATGA